A region from the Clostridiales bacterium genome encodes:
- a CDS encoding carbohydrate ABC transporter permease yields MDISMPVKNRRSFKKRSLSSKIIRYIVLIIFAIPMVLPLLWMLSTALKNNNSVFAIPPEWIPKEFQISNFATGLIQIDFWSRFSNTMIIAVLCVVGQILSSLSVGYAISRIRFPGRKLWFYLIIGSMMLPGMVSLIPVFHIYSSIGLYNTWWPLIIPAFLGNPFYTFLTRQFMSTIPYSYDEAAKMDGASHLQVLTKVLVPMCKPLIATMAVMAFQGAWNDYMTPLVYIVDPKKWTLSLAMGQFMSGNYGTHWNLFMAADLVYMIPMLVIFFLAQNYFMQGLGSMNASGIK; encoded by the coding sequence ATGGATATATCGATGCCAGTTAAAAATAGAAGAAGTTTCAAAAAAAGATCTTTAAGCTCTAAAATAATTCGTTATATAGTGCTGATAATATTTGCTATACCGATGGTTCTTCCTTTACTCTGGATGCTATCGACAGCATTGAAAAACAATAATTCGGTCTTTGCCATACCGCCGGAATGGATTCCGAAAGAATTTCAGATTTCGAACTTTGCGACCGGACTTATACAGATAGATTTCTGGAGCAGATTTTCAAATACTATGATAATTGCGGTACTTTGCGTCGTAGGCCAGATATTAAGTTCTCTATCGGTTGGATATGCTATTTCCAGAATCAGATTTCCAGGCCGTAAATTATGGTTTTACCTGATAATAGGAAGTATGATGCTTCCAGGTATGGTTTCGTTGATACCTGTATTCCATATTTATAGTTCCATCGGATTATATAATACATGGTGGCCTTTAATAATTCCTGCTTTTCTTGGGAATCCTTTTTATACGTTTTTGACCAGACAGTTTATGAGTACTATTCCATATTCATATGATGAAGCAGCCAAGATGGATGGTGCCAGTCATTTGCAGGTACTCACAAAGGTACTTGTTCCTATGTGCAAGCCTTTGATTGCGACTATGGCGGTTATGGCGTTTCAGGGTGCATGGAACGATTACATGACTCCGCTAGTTTATATAGTTGACCCGAAAAAATGGACTTTGTCGTTGGCAATGGGTCAATTCATGAGTGGAAATTACGGTACGCATTGGAACCTGTTTATGGCGGCAGATCTGGTTTACATGATTCCTATGTTGGTAATATTTTTCTTAGCTCAAAATTATTTTATGCAAGGGTTGGGCTCTATGAATGCATCTGGCATAAAGTAA